One genomic region from Rosa rugosa chromosome 1, drRosRugo1.1, whole genome shotgun sequence encodes:
- the LOC133740361 gene encoding GDP-mannose transporter GONST1-like, whose amino-acid sequence MSSDFKLEGVKSHEIKDPEVGSPNGIHNILAERRTLTLIDSLKYVNIAMVTILKNVTNILTALGELFMFLMIIPAISSGITDISFDTVGYAWQFSTCILTASYSIDIGEGSGEFKCLPECQVLHCICEEDHRHPWTPIFGSGA is encoded by the exons ATGTCGTCTGATTTCAAGTTAGAGGGAGTTAAAAGCCATGAAATTAAGGACCCAGAAGTTGGTTCTCCAAATGGAATACATAATATTCTTGCAGAGCGAAGAACTTTGACTCTCATTGACAG tttgaAATACGTAAATATTGCAATGGTGACCATTCTGAAGAATGTGACAAATATTTTAACAGCACTGGGAGAATTATTTATGTTTCTGATG ATTATCCCTGCTATCAGCAGTGGCATTACAGATATCTCCTTTGACACTGTAGGCTATGCTTGGCAATTTTCAACTTGCATACTAACAGCAAGCTACTCA ATTGATATTGGTGAAGGGAGTGGAGAATTCAAATGCCTGCCAGAGTGCCAGGTCCTGCACTGTATTTGTGAAG AGGATCATAGGCATCCCTGGACTCCCATCTTTGGTTCAGGGGCTTGA
- the LOC133730088 gene encoding uncharacterized protein LOC133730088 yields MTSIDEVTASFAASLALAGSDVVDISHLNGSDRRSNSQAFLLAKPMTKKQFGTQDLQRHFRRIWIIDGAFKVHDSTQGRFVFSFDLKRDRNKVLRGGPWYFNKAPVLLQHYDGMEDPLVIPMNLLFFWVKITGIPPALEEKTIIMNVASVAGKYLDFDQRLYNNKNQIRVHVAHAISHPFFLKRTLKIIPGVVKEITFFYENLHGICKDCQLLCHEQDVCPTVDAQAMHNTTTRSETSGKSLTSHFPGLSDLRFQNGSFRFQGLQTPLLPPVVRNLFGTSAINKHRKPIVVRSENLRPAAEGNALALVPVDVEPSTVKRNRPASPYTSPKKLKFLFHDGETAASSAMLPKKLKVPEFHTKFSAKSLGLIAAPGGVLVPKEGSLPKESLQLVKVESKKKRGRPLGSKNKNSSKVEVGTMKQLRERIARSITSGLEASESLVLELANLQYYENIE; encoded by the exons ATGACGTCCATTGACGAAGTTACTGCAAGCTTCGCGGCCTCTCTCGCCCTAGCGGGCTCTGATGTCGTTGACATCTCGCACTTGAACGGCTCGGACAGGCGTTCCAACTCTCAGGCTTTCCTTCTAGCCAAACCAATGACAAAGAAACAGTTTGGCACTCAGGATCTGCAGCGTCACTTCCGACGCATCTGGATCATTGATGGAGCCTTCAAGGTTCACGACAGTACTCAAGGCcgctttgttttttcctttgatCTGAAACGTGATCGAAATAAGGTTTTACGGGGAGGGCCGTGGTATTTTAACAAAGCTCCGGTTCTGCTACAGCATTATGATGGCATGGAGGATCCTCTTGTCATCCCAATGAATCTGctctttttttgggtcaaaatcACAGGTATCCCTCCAGCCCTAGAAGAGAAAACGATTATCATGAATGTTGCTTCTGTTGCGGGTAAGTATTTGGATTTTGATCAAAGACTGTATAACAATAAGAATCAAATTAGGGTTCATGTAGCTCATGCTATTTCCCATCCTTTCTTCTTGAAACGGACTCTCAAGATCATCCCTGGAGTGGTGAAAGAGATTAcctttttttatgaaaatttacatGGAATATGCAAAGATTGCCAACTCCTGTGTCATGAACAGGACGTTTGCCCTACTGTTGATGCCCAAGCTATGCATAACACCACTACCCGATCGGAGACATCAGGGAAGTCGCTCACATCCCATTTTCCAGGTTTGTCTGATCTTCGTTTCCAGAATGGATCGTTCCGCTTTCAAGGCCTGCAAACACCGCTACTGCCTCCAGTAGTGCGTAACCTATTTGGCACTTCTGCTATAAACAAGCATCGCAAGCCTATTGTTGTGCGTAGTGAAAACCTAAGGCCTGCTGCGGAAGGAAATGCCCTAGCCCTAGTTCCTGTGGACGTGGAACCATCCACTGTGAAAAGAAATAGGCCTGCATCACCATATACGTCCCCAAAGAAACTGAAATTTCTGTTTCATGATGGTGAGACTGCTGCTAGCTCCGCTATGCTGCCTAAGAAACTGAAAGTTCCAGAATTCCACACCAAATTCTCTGCTAAATCACTGGGTCTCATTGCAGCCCCGGGGGGTGTCTTAGTTCCTAAGGAAGGATCACTCCCTAAGGAGTCTCTGCAGCTCGTCAAAGTGgaatcaaagaagaaaagaggccGGCCTTTGGGCTCGAAAAACAAGAACTCTTCAAAGG TTGAGGTTGGCACAATGAAACAGTTGAGAGAACGTATAGCTAGAAGCATCACAAGTGGTCTTGAAGCATCAGAATCACTAGTTCTTGAACTTGCAAATTTGCAATACTATGAGAACATTGAGTGA